The proteins below come from a single Ostrinia nubilalis chromosome Z, ilOstNubi1.1, whole genome shotgun sequence genomic window:
- the LOC135086882 gene encoding autophagy-related protein 9A: MAHFGRRGVTYSALNNEVTPPLASLAETPHALPAMVTLDHEHEDTTNVIIHKVPKTKGGWTHIEDLDSFFTRMYRYYIRGGFYPMIMSDLFSLLQFIFIVWFSTFLVHCVNYPKLFRNDASANITRKLTLQEVIYSPQECVTFISWKWWCLVALCSFIWLMKLVISVYHLYYAYDTKLFYNHALKIRESDLAWINWSTIQDRVREAQPEHHMCVHKQEINELDIYHRILRFNNYMVAMVNKNLLPLQIHVPCIGDFHYLSRGLKWNLEFLLFFSPFSPWENCWQLREFYKDHSKRMLLARQLEKQILLLALINLLLAPLIQAWQILYFFFNYAELIKRSPGSLGLRTWSLYARITLRHFNELEHELRDRLNRAHKPASKYLASFTSPITTVIAKNVVFLSASVLGVLVMLSVYDEDVLTVEHVLTIITILGCLLAGARALIGEEERLGSAGPARGEELFVQVLGHVHYLPAAWRGRAHTKDVAAHFQQLFQFRAAYILYELLSPLLCPLVLLSLRARALDIVDFYRNFTVSVLGIGDVCSFAQLDIRRHGHPDWAAPKKYGDKAKCNAQYDQGEGGKTELSLVAFSCRHPGWQPAEPSQRQFLRSLRQSMSHALPGNNPLNKTMLGSYIQQSIFGANTPLPAVLSFYQQQRQPYKLPEMDETSDEDDEPEAGPARPVRAGAGLAGVGSSLEASALGLSPAAPSAAYDEPRDMSVSTLHLYDLHLSQASQNVSACCTNNCSERRRDDSRWASGEDTPLLHRP, translated from the exons ATGGCTCACTTCGGAAGACGTGGTGTTACGTATAGCGCGCTAAACAACGAAGTTACTCCACCTTTGGCGAGCCTGGCTGAGACTCCACATGCACTCCCTGCCATGGTCACCCTGGATCATGAGCACGAGGACACCACCAACGTGATAATCCACAAAGTACCCAAAACCAAAG GAGGATGGACACACATAGAGGATTTGGACTCATTTTTTACCAGAATGTACCGATATTATATACGGGGTGGCTTTTACCCAATGATAATGTCAGACTTGTTCTCTCttttacaatttatatttatagtGTGGTTCTCCACTTTCTTGGTACATTGCGTAAACTACCCAAAGCTATTTAGAAATGATGCAAGCGCAAATATAACCAGAAAGTTAACGTTACAAGAAGTAATATACTCCCCTCAAGAGTGTGTAACATTTATATCATGGAAATG gtGGTGTCTTGTTGCACTGTGCTCTTTCATTTGGTTAATGAAATTAGTCATATCAGTGTATCATCTCTATTACGCTTatgatacaaaattattttataatcatgctTTAAAAATTAGAGAG AGCGATTTAGCGTGGATAAATTGGTCGACAATACAAGACCGAGTCAGGGAGGCTCAGCCAGAGCACCACATGTGCGTGCACAAGCAGGAGATCAATGAGCTAGACATATATCACAGAATACTCAG ATTCAATAATTACATGGTAGCAATGGTAAACAAAAATTTGCTTCCACTACAGATTCATGTGCCTTGTATAGGAGATTTTCACTATTTATCAAGAGGTTTAAAATGGAATCTGgaatttttgttatttt TTAGTCCTTTTAGTCCGTGGGAGAACTGCTGGCAACTCCGCGAGTTCTACAAGGATCACTCCAAGCGAATGTTGCTGGCACGACAGTTGGAGAAACAGATTTTGTTACTGGCGCTCATCAATTTACTGCTAGCACCCCTCATACAGGCCTGGCAGATACTGTATTTCTTCTTCAATTATGCCGAG TTGATAAAGCGGTCGCCGGGGTCGCTAGGGCTTCGCACGTGGTCGTTATACGCGCGAATCACTCTGCGGCACTTCAACGAGCTCGAGCACGAGTTGAGAGATCGGCTGAACAGAGCGCACAAGCCAGCCTCCAAGTACTTGGCCAGTTTCACGTCGCCCATCACTACGGTTATTGCCAA GAACGTGGTGTTTCTGTCCGCGAGTGTGCTCGGCGTTTTGGTGATGCTCTCCGTGTACGACGAAGATGTGCTGACTGTGGAACACGTGCTCACCATCATCACCATTCTGGGGTGTCTGTTGGCCGGTGCTAG AGCGCTGATAGGTGAAGAGGAGCGCCTCGGCAGCGCGGGTCCCGCGCGCGGCGAAGAGTTGTTCGTGCAAGTGCTCGGGCACGTGCACTACTTGCCGGCCGCGTGGCGGGGCCGCGCGCACACCAAGGACGTCGCCGCGCACTTCCAGCAGCTGTTCCAGTTCCGAGCG GCGTACATACTGTACGAGCTGCTGAGCCCGTTGCTGTGTCCGCTGGTGCTGCTGTCGCTGCGAGCGCGCGCGCTGGACATCGTCGACTTCTACCGCAACTTCACCGTCAGCGTGCTCGGCATCGGCGACGTCTGCTCCTTCGCGCAG TTGGACATCCGTCGTCATGGTCATCCTGATTGGGCCGCTCCTAAGAAATACGGGGACAAAGCCAAAT GCAACGCGCAATACGACCAAGGCGAAGGAGGCAAGACGGAGCTGTCTCTCGTGGCGTTCTCGTGCCGGCACCCCGGCTGGCAGCCGGCGGAGCCCTCGCAGCGGCAGTTCCTGCGCTCGCTGCGCCAGAGCATGAGCCACGCGCTGCCCGGCAACAACCCGCTT aataaaACTATGTTGGGCTCTTACATCCAGCAGAGTATATTTGGTGCTAATACTCCCCTTCCCGCTGTGCTATCGTTTTATCAGCAGCAGAGACAACCCTACAAATTACCC GAGATGGACGAGACGAGCGACGAGGACGACGAGCCCGAAGCGGGCCCGGCGCGGCCAGTGCGGGCCGGCGCGGGGCTCGCTGGCGTGGGCTCCTCGCTGGAGGCCAGCGCGCTCGGCCTGTCGCCCGCCGCGCCCAGCGCCGCCTACGACGAGCCGCGAGACATGTCCGTCAGCACGCTGCACCTGTACGACCTGCACCTGTCGCAG GCCAGCCAGAACGTCTCGGCGTGCTGCACCAACAACTGCAGCGAGCGGCGCCGCGACGACAGCCGCTGGGCCAGCGGCGAGGACACGCCGCTGCTCCACCGCCCCTAA